CGAACGGAACGGACACCCTCGTTCAAGGTCGATACCGCCAAGAATGTCTGGTTCGATTTTGGGACGGGCAAAGGCGGCGACATTTTCGACTTGGCGGGAGAGTTTATCGGAAGCGGTGATTTTCTCCTGCGGGCGGCTTTCATCGCCAAGAGCGGAACGTGTCCGCTACCTGCTTTGGAACAACCGGAAAGAAGCGAAAAGAAAGAACCAGTCTTCAATGATATTTGGGTGCGACCATTGCAGGACGCCAAACTGCTGGGCTACTTGAAAGAACGGGGTATCAATGCCCACGTTGCCATACCTAACTGCGAGGAGGTTCGATACCGTGTGCATGGCAAACGGTTCTATGCCATCGGCTTTCGTAACGATGCCGGAGGATTGGAGCTTCGCAACCGCTTTTTCAAGGGTTGCATACCGCCCAAGGACATTTCCTTGAAGCGTAACGGCTCAGATGTATGTACCGTATTCGAGGGCTTTATGGATTACCTCTCCGCTATGCAACTCGGTATCATCGCTTCGGACTGGCTTGTCCTTAATTCCGTTTCCAACGTGGAGAAGGCAGTAAGAGCCTTGCACGGCTATGAGAGGATTGACTGCTTCCTCGACAATGACGAGGCGGGACGAAGGACTTTTCAAAGGCTGTACGACTGTTTCGGGGAGAAGGTCATCGACCGTTCCTTTCTGTATGCCGAGCATAAGGATTTGAATGAGTTTCTGCTTTCCAAGAATGTAGGGAACAATGTATAACGAACAACAAAACGATAATGAACAATGAAAAAGAAAATATTGAATACGATTTGGGTAATGGGAGTGCTTGCCCTCGCCGGGGTTTGTCTATCTGCTTGTAATCACGAGTTGGATATTCAGCAGGCGTACCCCTTCACGGTAGAGACGATGCCGGTGCAGAAGCACATCGTCAAGGGACAGACGGCGGAGATACGCTGTACGCTCAAACGGCAGGGACGGTTTGAAGACGCACGCTATACCATTAGATACTTTCAACCTGATGGAAAGGGACGGCTGAAGATGAACGACGGCACGGTGTTCAAACCCAATGACCGTTACCCTCTTACAAAAGAGGTGTTCAGGCTATACTACACCTCTGCTTCCTCTGACCAGCAGACGATAGATGTGTATGTGGAGGACAATTTCGGACAGACGGAAAAACTCTCGTTTGAGTTCAACAGTCAAAAGGACGAGGAAAAGGAGAAAACGAATGGGGACAAGAAGTAAACTTCTCGTTTTATCGTTCTGCCTTGTTTGCCTATCCTGCTTCCGCCTTTTCGCTCAGGAGGGCGGAAAGGCTCTCTTTTCACTACCGCCGTTCGAGCGTGCCGTTGTCTGCATCAAACACTTCGAGGGCTTACATTCTTGGAAGGATTATCCCTATGTAGGCTATGGACATCGGCTTCTGCCCTGTGAACACTTCACGGCAGCAATGACGGAACGGCAGGCGGACTCTCTGCTCCGTGTAGACCTGATGAAGCGTCTGATGATGTTCAAGGACTACGGAAAGGATGCCCTGCTGCTTGCCGTTCTGTCCTACAACGTTGGAACGGGCAGGTTGCTGGGATATGGTAAACACCCCAAAAGCCGATTGCTGCGGAAGATAGAGTCGGGCAACAGGAATTTCTACCGCGAATTTGTCTCTTTCTGCCGATACAAGGGCAAAGTCCTCAGAGGTCTTGTCAAACGACGAAAAGTGGAGTTCGCTCTGTTTTATATACCCTGATTATCAAATACGCCTCTTGCGGAGCATAATGTCGCAAGAGGCGTGCTTTAGTAGGAAGTATTATTTAGCCCTTCTTCGAATGGCATCAACAATACTTTCTGTATTCCAATGAACATCCTCTACGGAGCGATCTGTAACAACTTTTGAAATTCTCTCTTGCCCCCGAGGAATAACTCCTACTATTGGAACTTCTTCCGCTATTGCAGTGTCCAACTCCCATTTCATCCAGTCGCTGTAAGAGGCATACATACCAGCAATGCCTAAAACAATGTCAGAATTAGAGATTTTCTCTTTCAAACGACGTCTGATGTATGCTGAATTTTCTGAGTTGATAGGTTCTTCAGGTGAAGCCTCTTCAAATTCAACATGAAAATAACCTCTCTTTTCTAAAAGGTTACGGAGGTTCTTCAAATCATCTACATGATCCCATGAGTGACTGATAAATACTGAATAAGTTTTTGCCATATTATTTATTATTACAGTTAATACTATTCTGCTTATTTTCAAGGTATGTTTCTATTTCCCAGTCTTCAGGATTCTGCTCTTTGAACTTTTGGTCATACTCCTGCTCTTTTTTTACATCTCCAAGCGCAAAATAACAGTTCGCCAATGTGGCATACTTCCATTTGAGTTCTTCGGGCTCTTCTTCCTCCAAAGTAGGAAGGATTATATCTATAATTTGCTTTCTGATTTCTTCAGCTTCAACTTGTTTATGTATTTTGTGCCGTTCATCTTTTTCGAGAATAGATTTTTGTTCCAAGCAAAGGGCATAATTCTCTCCAGTATAGTAATCTTGATGTAGAGTCCAGCCCTTCCTGTACATCTCAATGGCGTAATCTAAATAACTCTCATCTTTTGTTTCATACCATAATCTTTTATTGATGGCTCCAGTAATGCCCAACGTTTCAGTATCTGTCTGTTCCTTTATAGATGCCATTATTTGAAGTGCATTTGTCAAAGCTGGAACTTTTCCGGGCTTTTCACTTTTATATGTGCATAGAGCTTCTTGTTGAATATAAAAAATATCATTTTCTACCATTTGCCTGAGTTTATGCCATTTCTGAGCGGCTTCTTCAAAACGCTTTTCATGCATAAACCTTTTTGCTTGTTCTGAAAGAGAATATACCGTATTCTCTTTAGCCCGAAGTTCTCCTATTATTTCCTCTAAATCTTCATCAGAGATTTTGGGTTGTTCTATTTTAGGGATGTATGTGTATAGAGGGCTATCTGGTACAGGATTTTCTGTTACAGCTTTTATTATAGACTTCAATTCTCTGACACTTCTTTGAGCTTCTTTTTTAGAGATTTCATTGCCTAAATGCTCATAAGATAAAATTCGAGTGTGTCCTAAGTCAAAAGGAATTTTACTCTCGCCTCCTTTTATTATAATGGTCGAAAAAGGTCTCAGAGCATGCCGAGTACCCAATTCATATAGGGCGTTAGCGTTGTCTGTCGTAATATCCGCAATTACTAAATCCGCTTTATAGAGCAAAGCATACATACTTCTATCAATCGTACCTGAATCCAAAATTTCATCTGCACGGATGCACTTGTAATCACAGGCTTCTGCTGACGGTTGAATTATCTTATTATATGTCGCGTCTAAATCTATTGTTCTATTTGTATAGGGGTCTTGTTTTTTTCCAAAGCCCATAATTACAAAACATATCCTTTTTCTATTTTCCATTTGCATAGTTTTATTAATGACAACTTACAACAGATAAAGCAATTAGCATACCAATAGGTTTTATCTGCCATAAAGTCCATTCGATGCGACAAAATGGCAACATATAGAACTATCCTTACCCCAAATGGCTTTTTGTTACTTTTGAACCGTCTCAACTCACTGTCAAAAGTAACGAGGTGTTTTTCATTGGGTTTCTTTGCTCCTTTCTTTGTCCGCCCGAAGCTCACGAAAGAAAGGAGCGGTCGGCAAATCTGCCGACCGCTTTACTCCGTCTGCTCTTCGTGAACGGTTATCCGTCTCGTAATTACTTCGGGGTGCGTGGAGAAAGCCCAATTGATTTCCTCATCGGGCAGGGTGCTGTGAATGTTTCCACCCATCACCATTCCGCAATTCTGAATGACCTTTTGTCGTGCTTCTTCTCTGCTCTCGGCAACCACCTCAAAAACTCCCTCGAAAATGTACTGCGTCCGTACTCTGTAAACTCTCTTCTTCATATTCTCAAAATTCGACCTTTAATAATCTGTGTTCCTTTGGCTCTCCATTGGATAACCTGCGGTGGGTAAGCCAAAAATGGTGTGCGCCATAGCCGTATGCAAAGAACTTGTCAAGTTCCGTTTCTTCGGCTATCCGCTTGACGGCAGCCCTTAGTTCCTCTTCATTGGCGGATAGGGTAATGGCATTGACTATCCTTACAAGGATATAGGGTATCTCGTCCGCCCAGTTGCATACGATACTTTCTATTTCTGCTTTCATATCTGTGATGTTTTGGTGATTGTTGCTTATGCTGTCGCTCTCATTCTCTGCCTTATCAATTTGCGGTTGGCATTGACAAGGCTCACGATCTGCTCGTGATACTCCGTATTCTTGTTGCACACGCCACGACTTTGCACGACTTTGAGTGTGTCCAAACTAACTTCAATCGTTTCTATCCGTCTGCCCTCAATGGTCGCCGAAAGTATCAGTGAGTTCTCTTTAAGATAGTAGGCATTGTCGAATACGCAATGATGCATTGCCACACCCTCATCCAAATGTTCCTGCACGCTCTCCAAAACGTGGACTTGGATTGCGCCGTCCGTGAAACGGATACCAAAGAACTTGGATTTGAGTTCTTTGAAACGTTCCTCGTCCTCCATTGCCTTTTTGCGTTTCTTCTCCTTTTCTTCCTTTTCCCTTTGTCTGCGGAGTTCGTGTTGTCTGCGGTCGTGTTCTCTATGCAGGTCGGTGTGGCAAACATACTTCGGACTGTGTATGTCCTTGCCCAATCTGCGGAGCATATCCACATAGTCGCACCAAATTGAAATGTCCTCTATGTCATAGCCGTTGCGATTGGCGACTTTATAGGATTGCCAACAAGCGTCAAATGCCCTCGAATTGTCAAGAAAGTATTTCAGATGCTCGGTTCTACCTGCTTTAATCAATGTTTCCGCACGGCTGTCGGACAATAGGGCTGGAATGAGAACAGTTGGTGCGATGTCATGAAAATCATTCTTAAATCCATTCCTGCGGAGTGCTTCCGTTGCCTTGAACTTCGGATATATCGGAGAGTACGATATATGGTGGTAGGCTTCGTTGTCGTTTCTCACTGCCATAGGCGAGCAATAGGAAAAGGTGTCGATGTATTTGCCCAATACTCTCTGAACGGCAACAATCGTCTTTCGTCCTTGTGCGTTCCACCAATACTGACCGATTTCAATAGTGTATGATGATGCCTTGCAACCTTTCTCCATTTCTACAGAAAGAAGAAACATTCTTAATACTTGGTACTCTCCACAAGTGGTAAGTATCGTAAAGTATTGCTTCTGTCTTATCTTACGTTCAAAAGTCGTTCGGACTTGCAACTTTGCTCTACAATGAGGGCAAGTGCAATGTTCGGTTGTCTTCTCTATTGTCCAACTATGCCCACAATCCATACACGTAGTACGACCTTTGGGAAGTCGGTAGGCGAAATGGTCTATACACTCACGGAATGCCCATTTGCTCTGTGTCTTGGTTATCGGTCGTAAGTGCTTGCTCTCGGCAAGTACTGCCTTTTCAAACTTGTTTCTCGGTTTCATAATCTGTCCTCCTCAATTAGTTGTTCCGAAATACATAGCCATCCTTATACCAAAAGTCCGTACAAAAAAGGTCATTGGCATATTTGGAGAAGTCAAAGTATATCAGTGCAAAATCGGGTAAGTCATTCTCCACTTTTGCGAGTTCCTCCGCAAAATCCTCCCTGCTTGCATAACTTCCTATGTAGTCCGATTGGAAAGACTTCACAAGGCTGTATGCGTCTTGTGTGAGTTGGATGTTGTTGCCCTCCACCCATATCCAAAAGGCTTCTTTCTCCGTGTCGTTCAGTCTGTCCAATTCGTCCCGAAGTTCAAAGAAGTTTTCCTCCAAATGCCCCTCGTCAATCAGACCATCGGGGATTTCCTCCCACGCTTGGAACATATATTCGGGTTCTTCCTCATCCTCGTGTATCCCGGCACAACGCTCCATAAAGCCGTCCAAATCGTAGAAGTCCGAAAGTTCCACCCATTCGCCCTGCAATGAGCCGTTGTTGTACTTGGCATAAGTGCCTACATAGATGCGTGCTTCGTTCAAATCCGTTGCTTCCATTTTTCTTTTGTTATTTAAGGGTTAAAACTCGAATAGTGAGGGTTGTGCTATCTGCTGTTCCACCTGCTTCTCCAATTTGGGTTTCTTGGCGGTAAGTTTGCGGTATTCCTCCGCTTGGTATCGCTCGATAGCCTTTTTTCTTGCTTCCGCTTTTTCCTCCTCCGTGAGTTCGATAGTATGGTTTACCACGACTTGGCAGTTGATGTACTTGCCCACCTCGATGTTATCCTCGTCGTAATAATGCACGGCAAGGGAATATACCTCCTCATCGGACAGACCTGCACACCCCATTCTTTGGACTTCCGTCAAGATGTAGGTAATACACTCGTCTATGTTTTTATTCTCCTTGCGGAAACTCTCCGCAAAGAGTTCATCGTATGATGCTCTCGTTTCCAAATAGTTTTGGATAACGTCCTTGAAATGTTCTGTACCTTTCATTGTCTTATATAGTTAGATGGTTTCTAAAATGATTTCTTGGATATGTATAGGTTCAACTTCTGAAAAGAGATAGAATATAAACTCCTTTCTATCCTTCCGATTGAGTTCCTTGTATAGTTCCCCAAAGGCGGATATATTTCCGTTGAGGTAAACCGATACCATATACTCGAAGATGTTGTCCACTTCGTAGTATCTGCATTGTTGTGCGACTGTCTTGCTTCTTCTTTTCATATATCTGTCTGTTTAAGAAATGAGTATCCAAAGTATTGTCCCGATGATGAGGGCATAAACCAAGATGTACACTGCGATTGCCAAAGTGATGGTAAGG
This genomic stretch from Porphyromonas gingivalis ATCC 33277 harbors:
- a CDS encoding PcfJ domain-containing protein: MKPRNKFEKAVLAESKHLRPITKTQSKWAFRECIDHFAYRLPKGRTTCMDCGHSWTIEKTTEHCTCPHCRAKLQVRTTFERKIRQKQYFTILTTCGEYQVLRMFLLSVEMEKGCKASSYTIEIGQYWWNAQGRKTIVAVQRVLGKYIDTFSYCSPMAVRNDNEAYHHISYSPIYPKFKATEALRRNGFKNDFHDIAPTVLIPALLSDSRAETLIKAGRTEHLKYFLDNSRAFDACWQSYKVANRNGYDIEDISIWCDYVDMLRRLGKDIHSPKYVCHTDLHREHDRRQHELRRQREKEEKEKKRKKAMEDEERFKELKSKFFGIRFTDGAIQVHVLESVQEHLDEGVAMHHCVFDNAYYLKENSLILSATIEGRRIETIEVSLDTLKVVQSRGVCNKNTEYHEQIVSLVNANRKLIRQRMRATA
- a CDS encoding tetratricopeptide repeat-containing protein: MENRKRICFVIMGFGKKQDPYTNRTIDLDATYNKIIQPSAEACDYKCIRADEILDSGTIDRSMYALLYKADLVIADITTDNANALYELGTRHALRPFSTIIIKGGESKIPFDLGHTRILSYEHLGNEISKKEAQRSVRELKSIIKAVTENPVPDSPLYTYIPKIEQPKISDEDLEEIIGELRAKENTVYSLSEQAKRFMHEKRFEEAAQKWHKLRQMVENDIFYIQQEALCTYKSEKPGKVPALTNALQIMASIKEQTDTETLGITGAINKRLWYETKDESYLDYAIEMYRKGWTLHQDYYTGENYALCLEQKSILEKDERHKIHKQVEAEEIRKQIIDIILPTLEEEEPEELKWKYATLANCYFALGDVKKEQEYDQKFKEQNPEDWEIETYLENKQNSINCNNK
- a CDS encoding PcfK-like family protein, with translation MKGTEHFKDVIQNYLETRASYDELFAESFRKENKNIDECITYILTEVQRMGCAGLSDEEVYSLAVHYYDEDNIEVGKYINCQVVVNHTIELTEEEKAEARKKAIERYQAEEYRKLTAKKPKLEKQVEQQIAQPSLFEF
- a CDS encoding antirestriction protein ArdA, with amino-acid sequence MEATDLNEARIYVGTYAKYNNGSLQGEWVELSDFYDLDGFMERCAGIHEDEEEPEYMFQAWEEIPDGLIDEGHLEENFFELRDELDRLNDTEKEAFWIWVEGNNIQLTQDAYSLVKSFQSDYIGSYASREDFAEELAKVENDLPDFALIYFDFSKYANDLFCTDFWYKDGYVFRNN
- a CDS encoding TIR domain-containing protein, whose translation is MAKTYSVFISHSWDHVDDLKNLRNLLEKRGYFHVEFEEASPEEPINSENSAYIRRRLKEKISNSDIVLGIAGMYASYSDWMKWELDTAIAEEVPIVGVIPRGQERISKVVTDRSVEDVHWNTESIVDAIRRRAK
- a CDS encoding glycoside hydrolase family protein; amino-acid sequence: MGTRSKLLVLSFCLVCLSCFRLFAQEGGKALFSLPPFERAVVCIKHFEGLHSWKDYPYVGYGHRLLPCEHFTAAMTERQADSLLRVDLMKRLMMFKDYGKDALLLAVLSYNVGTGRLLGYGKHPKSRLLRKIESGNRNFYREFVSFCRYKGKVLRGLVKRRKVEFALFYIP
- a CDS encoding DUF3872 domain-containing protein, which encodes MKKKILNTIWVMGVLALAGVCLSACNHELDIQQAYPFTVETMPVQKHIVKGQTAEIRCTLKRQGRFEDARYTIRYFQPDGKGRLKMNDGTVFKPNDRYPLTKEVFRLYYTSASSDQQTIDVYVEDNFGQTEKLSFEFNSQKDEEKEKTNGDKK
- a CDS encoding toprim domain-containing protein; amino-acid sequence: MDARQMREIPIADFLNAMGIHPTKQKGNALWYSAPYRTERTPSFKVDTAKNVWFDFGTGKGGDIFDLAGEFIGSGDFLLRAAFIAKSGTCPLPALEQPERSEKKEPVFNDIWVRPLQDAKLLGYLKERGINAHVAIPNCEEVRYRVHGKRFYAIGFRNDAGGLELRNRFFKGCIPPKDISLKRNGSDVCTVFEGFMDYLSAMQLGIIASDWLVLNSVSNVEKAVRALHGYERIDCFLDNDEAGRRTFQRLYDCFGEKVIDRSFLYAEHKDLNEFLLSKNVGNNV